A window from Rhinolophus sinicus isolate RSC01 linkage group LG01, ASM3656204v1, whole genome shotgun sequence encodes these proteins:
- the NEUROD1 gene encoding neurogenic differentiation factor 1: protein MTKSYSEGGLMSESQLQGPPSWTDECLSSQEEEHEADKKEDDLETMNAEEDSLRNGGEEEEEDEDLEEEEEDEEDDDQKPKRRGPKKKKMTKARLERFKLRRMKANARERNRMHGLNAALDNLRKVVPCYSKTQKLSKIETLRLAKNYIWALSEILRSGKSPDLVSFVQTLCKGLSQPTTNLVAGCLQLNPRTFLPEQNQDMPPHLPTASASFPVHPYSYQSPGLPSPPYGTMDSSHVFHVKPPPHAYSAALEPFFESPLTDCTSPSFDGPLSPPLSINGNFSFKHEPSAEFEKNYAFTMHYPGATLAGAQSHGSVFSGAAAPRCDIPIDNIMSFDSHSHHERVMSAQLNAIFHD from the coding sequence ATGACAAAATCATACAGCGAGGGCGGGCTGATGAGCGAGTCTCAGCTCCAGGGCCCTCCAAGCTGGACAGACGAGTGTCTCAGTTCTCAGGAGGAGGAGCACGAGGCAGACAAGAAGGAGGACGACCTCGAAACTATGAACGCGGAGGAGGACTCACTGAGGAacgggggagaggaggaggaggaagacgaggacttggaagaggaggaagaggacgaggaggacgaCGATCAAAAGCCCAAGAGACGTGGCCCCAAAAAGAAGAAGATGACCAAGGCGCGCCTGGAGCGTTTTAAATTGAGGCGCATGAAGGCCAACGCCCGGGAGCGGAACCGCATGCACGGGCTGAACGCGGCTCTGGACAACCTGCGCAAGGTGGTGCCCTGCTACTCCAAGACGCAGAAGCTGTCCAAAATCGAGACGCTGCGCTTGGCCAAGAACTACATCTGGGCTCTGTCGGAGATCCTGCGTTCTGGCAAAAGCCCTGATCTGGTTTCCTTCGTACAGACGCTCTGCAAGGGCTTATCCCAGCCCACCACCAACCTGGTTGCGGGCTGCCTGCAGCTCAATCCTCGGACTTTTCTCCCTGAGCAGAATCAGGACATGCCCCCGCACCTGCCGACAGCCAGCGCTTCCTTCCCTGTTCACCCCTACTCCTACCAGTCACCGGGGTTGCCCAGCCCTCCATACGGTACCATGGACAGCTCCCACGTCTTCCACGTCAAGCCGCCGCCGCACGCCTACAGCGCCGCGCTCGAGCCGTTCTTTGAAAGCCCCCTGACTGATTGCACCAGCCCTTCCTTTGACGGACCCCTCAGCCCGCCGCTCAGCATCAATGGCAACTTCTCTTTCAAACACGAACCATCCGCCGAGTTTGAGAAAAATTATGCCTTTACCATGCACTATCCTGGAGCGACCCTGGCAGGGGCCCAAAGCCACGGATCAGTCTTCTCGGGCGCCGCTGCCCCTCGCTGCGACATCCCCATAGACAATATTATGTCCTTCGATAGCCATTCACACCATGAGCGAGTCATGAGTGCCCAACTCAATGCCATCTTTCACGATTAG